One region of Sphingomonas abietis genomic DNA includes:
- a CDS encoding endonuclease V, producing MSADPARRQRWLHPAALADAAVAQREIAEACEVRDRIGPVRMVAGADTSMKWRDSRGPIHAAIAPLSWPDRTPLPAATITDIPPFAYVPGYLGFREAPALVAAWERLPEKPAILFVDGHGRAHPRRCGIATHLGVLLDVPTVGVAKSILCGRIEGELGAEPGATAPLIDCDEVVAMAVRTRVRSLPVYIGTGHRVSLDTAVAWVLRLSEGRRLPLTTRLAHDAANAVRRGHAGG from the coding sequence ATGAGCGCCGATCCGGCACGCCGGCAGCGCTGGCTCCATCCTGCGGCCCTGGCGGACGCCGCCGTCGCCCAGCGCGAGATCGCCGAGGCCTGCGAAGTGCGGGATCGGATCGGCCCGGTGCGGATGGTGGCGGGAGCGGACACCTCGATGAAATGGCGCGATTCCCGGGGGCCGATCCACGCCGCGATCGCGCCGTTGTCCTGGCCGGACCGCACGCCGCTGCCGGCCGCGACGATCACCGACATTCCGCCCTTCGCCTATGTGCCGGGCTATCTCGGCTTTCGCGAGGCGCCGGCGTTGGTCGCGGCTTGGGAAAGGCTGCCGGAGAAACCCGCGATCCTGTTCGTCGATGGCCATGGCCGGGCCCATCCGCGCCGCTGCGGCATCGCCACGCATCTCGGCGTGCTGCTGGACGTGCCGACGGTGGGCGTCGCCAAGTCGATCCTGTGCGGGCGCATCGAGGGGGAACTGGGCGCGGAGCCCGGCGCCACCGCGCCCCTGATCGACTGTGACGAGGTGGTGGCGATGGCGGTGCGGACGCGCGTCCGATCGCTGCCCGTCTATATCGGCACCGGCCACCGCGTATCGCTCGACACGGCGGTGGCATGGGTGTTGCGGCTCAGCGAGGGGCGGCGCCTGCCGCTGACCACCCGCCTTGCCCATGATGCGGCGAACGCGGTGCGGCGGGGTCATGCGGGCGGCTGA